One Lutra lutra chromosome 18, mLutLut1.2, whole genome shotgun sequence genomic window carries:
- the UBALD1 gene encoding UBA-like domain-containing protein 1, producing MPPRPRARRGSVSQSRTVNICISRSRLANGGRVRRRSAATGGSGQRGGGAMSVNMDELKHQVMINQFVLTAGCAADQAKQLLQAAHWQFETALSAFFQETNIPYSHHHQMMCTPANTPATPPNFPDALTMFSRLKASESFHGGGSGSPMAATATSPPPHCPHAATGSFAAPSWPSAASPPGGPQHHQLQQPPLWTPAPPSPASDWPPLAPQQAASEPRAHPAMEAER from the exons ATGCCCCCGCGGCCCCGAGCCAGGCGAGGCTCGGTGAGTCAGAGCcgcacagtaaatatttgtattagCCGGAGCCGGCTCGCTAATGGTGGACGCGTGAGGCGGAGGAGCGCGGCGACGGGAGGCAGCGGGCAGCGCGGCGGCGGCGCCATGTCCGTGAACATGGACGAGCTCAAGCACCAGGTCATGATCAACCAGTTCGTGCTGACGGCGGGCTGCGCGGCCGACCAGGCGAAGCAGCTGCTGCAGGCGGCCCACTGGCAGTTCGAG ACGGCCCTCAGCGCCTTTTTCCAGGAGACCAACATCCCCTACAGCCACCACCACCAGATG ATGTGCACTCCTGCCAACACCCCCGCCACGCCCCCCAACTTCCCCGATGCCCTCACCATGTTCTCCCGTCTCAAGGCTTCCGAGAGCTTTCACGGGGGCGGCAGCGGCAGCCCGATGGCCGCCACGGCCACGTCCCCCCCGCCGCACTGCCCCCACGCCGCCACCGGCAGCTTCGCGGCACCGAGCTGGCCATCTGCGGCCTCGCCCCCAGGGGGGCCACAGCACCACCAGCTGCAGCAGCCGCCCCTGTGGACTCCGGCACCCCCCTCCCCGGCGTCAGACTGGCCACCCCTGGCCCCCCAACAGGCCGCCTCAGAACCGAGGGCGCACCCTGCCATGGAGGCGGAGAGATAA